In SAR324 cluster bacterium, one genomic interval encodes:
- the ispG gene encoding (E)-4-hydroxy-3-methylbut-2-enyl-diphosphate synthase, producing the protein MSLFNIPLFYQRRSTRVVQVGNVGVGGTEPLRIQSMLTSDTCDLVSVMAEIEALSRTPCEMIRLTVPNHKAVEALPEIRHRMRDAGLEIPLIADIHFNPQLAVNSCEFVEKIRINPGNYADSKRFMIREYTEQQYQEELNRIEQKIKPLITQLKKYQRALRIGTNHGSLSDRVINRYGDTPEGMVESALEFIRIFRKYDYHDIIISMKSSNPLVMAQAYRLLALRMDEEGMDYPLHLGVTEAGNGLDGRIKSAAGIASLLCDGLGDTIRVSLTEPSVQEIPAAREILEQLRRFQQNTVFWPGVYKQIPLRSERRVTESVTISETGVGGDQTFRLLKLDSGTSAVMEEGIDALLPVGQCQQVTSLEEWQQACSLGKNIVLSEQIVRDGDLAGWIKSGKNSLSPRLILVQGEHPLYPVRRLTGILDSAGARWPVGFVLPENAAFRWALAGELGALISENTLDCLVCPESGSAELLLFARVVLQATRVRLFKADFISCPSCGRTFFDLQQTTEAIKLRTAHLKGVKIGIMGCVVNGPGEMADADFGYVGSGEGRISLYHGQECVRRNIPEKEAVEHLIELIKQHGKWVDP; encoded by the coding sequence ATGAGCCTGTTTAATATTCCATTGTTTTATCAGCGTCGTTCAACTCGGGTCGTGCAGGTCGGGAATGTCGGTGTGGGTGGAACTGAACCCCTACGGATTCAATCCATGCTGACGTCGGATACGTGCGATCTCGTCAGCGTGATGGCTGAAATTGAAGCGTTGTCACGCACACCCTGTGAAATGATCCGTTTGACCGTGCCTAACCATAAAGCTGTGGAGGCCCTGCCGGAAATCCGCCACCGGATGCGTGATGCCGGACTGGAAATTCCGTTGATCGCGGACATTCATTTTAATCCGCAACTGGCGGTGAATTCGTGTGAGTTTGTGGAAAAGATAAGGATCAATCCAGGCAACTATGCCGATTCCAAACGATTCATGATCCGTGAATACACGGAACAGCAGTATCAGGAAGAACTGAACCGCATTGAACAGAAAATCAAACCCTTGATCACACAACTCAAAAAATATCAACGTGCACTAAGAATTGGCACCAACCATGGTTCGTTGTCGGATCGTGTGATCAATCGCTATGGCGACACACCGGAAGGAATGGTGGAATCCGCACTGGAATTTATACGGATATTCCGGAAGTACGATTATCATGACATCATCATTTCCATGAAATCTTCCAATCCTCTGGTGATGGCTCAGGCTTATCGTCTGCTGGCACTCAGAATGGATGAAGAGGGCATGGATTATCCGCTGCATCTGGGCGTCACTGAAGCCGGTAATGGATTGGATGGCCGCATCAAAAGCGCCGCGGGAATTGCCAGCCTGCTGTGTGATGGCCTGGGGGATACCATCCGTGTTTCTCTGACGGAACCCTCAGTGCAGGAAATTCCAGCGGCCCGGGAGATTCTGGAACAGCTCCGGCGTTTTCAGCAAAACACGGTGTTTTGGCCCGGTGTTTACAAACAAATCCCGTTGCGCTCCGAACGCCGTGTTACAGAATCTGTCACGATTTCGGAAACAGGTGTGGGTGGTGATCAAACCTTTCGGTTGTTGAAACTCGATTCAGGAACATCCGCTGTCATGGAAGAAGGCATCGACGCCTTGCTCCCGGTCGGTCAGTGTCAGCAGGTGACTTCCCTTGAAGAATGGCAACAGGCGTGTTCCCTTGGAAAAAATATTGTTTTATCAGAGCAGATAGTGAGAGATGGCGATCTGGCAGGATGGATAAAATCAGGGAAAAACAGTTTGTCGCCGCGTCTGATTCTTGTTCAGGGAGAGCATCCCTTGTACCCGGTCAGACGCCTCACCGGAATTCTGGACTCCGCGGGAGCGCGTTGGCCTGTCGGTTTTGTTTTGCCGGAAAACGCGGCTTTCCGTTGGGCTTTGGCCGGTGAACTCGGTGCCCTGATTTCAGAAAATACACTGGATTGTCTGGTATGCCCGGAATCCGGTTCCGCAGAACTGTTACTGTTTGCCCGGGTGGTGTTACAGGCCACCAGAGTGCGGTTGTTCAAGGCAGATTTTATTTCCTGTCCATCCTGCGGACGAACCTTTTTTGATCTCCAGCAAACCACTGAAGCAATCAAACTCAGGACAGCTCACCTCAAAGGAGTAAAAATCGGCATCATGGGGTGCGTGGTCAATGGACCGGGCGAAATGGCCGATGCCGACTTTGGCTATGTCGGCTCCGGTGAAGGGCGAATCAGTTTGTATCATGGGCAGGAATGTGTCCGGCGAAACATCCCGGAAAAAGAAGCGGTGGAGCATCTGATTGAGCTCATCAAACAACATGGAAAATGGGTTGATCCCTGA
- a CDS encoding PAS domain S-box protein, with protein MKATSDKMMRYYTGLLILLWLGMTLGLMLWNIYQSQTQIKQMAMDGARTHFTKDQAFRAWANKHGGVYVPPTEKTPPNPWLEFLPERDVVTTGGKELTLMNPAYMLREMMRDFGALYGVPGRIVSDRPLNPDNFPDEWEQQALREFQQGKQEKIEFTEIDGKPYLRMMGAMITTAGCLKCHEHQGYQVGDVRGGVGLSLPMAPYLKIERDIKQTAVVSHLLIGLLGALAIWWSGQKVGRLIRERRRTEEHFQTIVDNAPNAIFMKDLQGHFILVNRKFAEQFHRDVPDIIGKSDFDLLPHDVARKLEERDRLVQQEQRPCSTEEQVSHKDGLHTYLTYKFPMYDESGKLYAVCGVATDLTELKTLEKRILNEQERLKEAQQIAQIGHWELDLRTGSLYWSDQIYRIFGLEPQSFGATYEAFLENIHPEDREMVNEAYANSLAKQEPYEIVHRLLLKDGTLKYVRERCTTTYEDKGQPLHSLGTVQDVTDMVEMEQKLKRAQENAEQANRAKSVFLANMSHEIRNPLNSIVGLSHVLVRDSKDPANLPLMEEYVNYIHAGAKHLVELINNILDLAKIEAGKVELVRERVDLKTLIEGIIQIHKSQVLEKNISLSPDLDHSLPATMFLDRTKINQILMNLVSNAVKFTPVGKKITVKARVVYSELVMAVVDEGIGIANDRQERLFNAFEQADLSIERRYGGTGLGLSLVKQLVELMRGRIELQSEIGKGSCFTVRIPVESLEVNPSEAQKQDWSAIHINPASRVLVAEDEPMNQRMYEILLNKWGVRPVFTGDGEQTVAAVKQMVQENQLPHLILMDMFMPVMNGLDATRIIRQMPGCENLPIVGVSADAMREQMAEAIDAGVNTYLTKPLNVNEFIKVLGDYLKETS; from the coding sequence ATGAAAGCTACCTCTGACAAAATGATGCGTTATTACACAGGACTGTTGATTTTGTTATGGCTGGGAATGACTCTTGGCTTGATGCTGTGGAATATCTATCAATCACAAACACAGATCAAACAGATGGCAATGGATGGTGCCCGCACCCATTTCACCAAGGATCAGGCCTTCCGTGCCTGGGCGAACAAGCATGGCGGTGTCTATGTGCCGCCCACCGAAAAGACACCACCCAATCCCTGGCTGGAGTTTCTGCCTGAGCGGGATGTGGTAACCACCGGGGGCAAAGAGCTGACGCTCATGAATCCAGCCTATATGCTGAGAGAGATGATGCGTGATTTTGGTGCCCTGTATGGGGTTCCCGGGCGAATTGTCAGTGACAGACCATTGAATCCGGATAACTTTCCGGATGAATGGGAACAACAGGCACTGCGGGAATTTCAGCAGGGAAAACAGGAGAAAATTGAATTCACAGAGATTGACGGGAAACCTTATTTGCGGATGATGGGGGCCATGATCACAACGGCCGGTTGTCTCAAGTGTCATGAACACCAGGGGTATCAGGTGGGAGATGTCAGGGGCGGGGTTGGGTTATCACTGCCGATGGCGCCTTACTTAAAGATTGAAAGGGATATTAAACAGACTGCTGTTGTATCTCATCTGCTGATCGGGTTGCTTGGCGCGCTGGCGATTTGGTGGAGTGGTCAAAAAGTCGGACGATTGATCAGGGAACGTCGACGCACTGAAGAACATTTTCAGACCATTGTGGATAACGCGCCCAATGCTATTTTTATGAAAGATTTACAGGGACACTTTATTTTGGTGAATAGAAAGTTTGCGGAACAGTTTCATCGTGACGTACCCGATATTATCGGAAAATCAGATTTTGATCTGTTACCTCATGACGTGGCTCGCAAACTGGAGGAAAGGGACCGGTTGGTACAACAGGAACAGCGCCCGTGTTCAACGGAAGAACAGGTGTCTCATAAGGATGGTCTGCATACCTATCTGACTTATAAATTTCCGATGTATGATGAGTCGGGAAAACTGTATGCGGTCTGCGGGGTGGCAACAGATCTGACTGAACTTAAAACGCTGGAAAAGCGCATTCTCAATGAGCAGGAACGTCTCAAGGAAGCTCAACAGATTGCCCAGATTGGACATTGGGAACTGGATCTGCGGACAGGCAGTCTTTACTGGTCAGATCAGATCTACCGCATATTCGGTCTGGAACCCCAATCTTTCGGGGCAACCTATGAAGCTTTTCTGGAAAACATTCATCCTGAGGACCGGGAAATGGTGAATGAGGCTTATGCCAATTCCCTGGCAAAACAGGAACCCTATGAGATTGTCCATCGGTTATTGCTGAAGGATGGTACCTTGAAATATGTGCGTGAGCGTTGCACCACAACGTATGAGGACAAGGGGCAACCACTGCATTCGCTGGGAACAGTGCAGGATGTAACGGATATGGTTGAGATGGAACAGAAACTCAAGCGTGCGCAGGAAAACGCCGAACAGGCGAACCGTGCCAAGAGTGTGTTTCTGGCCAATATGAGTCATGAAATCAGAAATCCGCTCAACAGCATTGTCGGTTTGAGCCATGTGCTGGTGCGGGATTCGAAAGACCCCGCGAATCTGCCGCTGATGGAAGAATATGTGAATTATATCCATGCCGGGGCAAAGCATTTGGTGGAACTGATCAACAACATTCTGGATCTGGCAAAAATTGAAGCAGGTAAGGTCGAACTGGTTCGGGAGCGTGTCGATTTAAAAACACTCATTGAAGGCATCATCCAGATTCACAAATCCCAGGTGCTGGAAAAAAATATCTCTCTGTCTCCTGACCTGGATCATTCATTGCCGGCAACCATGTTTCTTGACCGTACAAAGATCAATCAAATTTTGATGAATCTGGTCTCAAACGCAGTGAAATTCACGCCGGTTGGCAAAAAGATCACGGTGAAAGCCAGGGTGGTTTACAGTGAATTGGTGATGGCGGTGGTTGATGAAGGCATCGGGATTGCCAACGATCGCCAGGAGCGTCTGTTCAATGCGTTTGAACAGGCTGATTTGAGCATTGAACGGCGCTATGGCGGTACCGGGTTGGGGCTAAGTCTGGTCAAACAATTGGTAGAACTGATGCGTGGACGGATTGAATTGCAGAGCGAAATCGGGAAAGGTTCCTGTTTCACAGTCCGGATTCCCGTGGAATCTCTCGAAGTCAATCCATCAGAAGCGCAAAAGCAGGATTGGTCTGCTATCCATATCAATCCCGCCAGTCGGGTGCTGGTGGCGGAGGACGAACCGATGAATCAGCGGATGTATGAAATTTTATTGAATAAATGGGGTGTGAGACCTGTGTTTACCGGTGATGGCGAGCAAACTGTCGCCGCTGTGAAACAGATGGTGCAGGAAAACCAGTTACCGCATTTGATCCTCATGGATATGTTCATGCCGGTGATGAATGGTCTGGACGCAACCAGGATCATTCGGCAAATGCCGGGATGTGAAAACCTGCCTATCGTAGGGGTTTCCGCAGACGCAATGCGAGAGCAGATGGCCGAAGCGATTGATGCCGGAGTCAACACCTATCTCACCAAACCGCTGAATGTGAATGAGTTTATCAAAGTTCTGGGCGATTACCTTAAAGAGACCTCCTGA